One region of Oryza sativa Japonica Group chromosome 10, ASM3414082v1 genomic DNA includes:
- the LOC4349226 gene encoding L-type lectin-domain containing receptor kinase SIT2-like, protein MNRSQFSITAAVELHPTHYSLVSSMSPASIAALRHLAAVLSILAHCLLLSSADVDFIYNGFRNAANLSLDGSATVLRGGALQLTNDSNNIMGHAFFDSPVQMVSDAAVVSFSTAFVFDIVTNGSVGGHGLAFVVAASKVLPGATAEQYLGLLGKSNMGDPSNHVFAVEFDTVQANGLLNETNGNHVGVDLNSLVSNVSEPAAYFTDGGGGKRNLTLESAQPIQAWVDYDGSAKILNVTIAPVASTVPTRPRRPLISHAVDLLPIFKQEMYVGFSSSTGKLASSHYVLAWSFRTGGGAARPIDLSRLPSVPKKPAPPPSASVVVKIVALTCAATVTVIVAAIGVALWLRRRAALADTLEEWELDHPHRLPYRELYMATKGFKNSELLGAGGFGEVYRGVLRRSGDVVAVKRISSNGRQGMREFVAEVASLGRMRHRNLVELRGWCKRGHDLLLVYEFMPNGSLDALLFGGAPATATATALTWEQRVRILRGVASGLVYLHEEWEQVVVHRDVKASNVLLGADASAARLGDFGLARLYEHGGDPATTRVVGTLGYMAPELTVTGKATTATDVFAYGALLLEAACGRRPIDPATGVNLLRWVREHGARGELVHAVDERLDGRYDKEEARLVLWLGLACSQARPEARPSMRQVCQYLDGEEDVPEEAVLVFSDVDSIDFGSLTSLTWSSCATMSVGSLNGGR, encoded by the coding sequence atgaACAGATCCCAGTTCTCAATTACAGCAGCTGTCGAACTACACCCTACGCACTACAGTTTAGTTTCTTCCATGTCTCCGGCGTCCATTGCAGCGCttcgccacctcgccgccgtgctctccATCCTCGCTCactgcctcctcctctcttccgcCGACGTCGATTTCATCTACAACGGCTTCCGCAACGCCGCCAACCTGAGCCTAGACGGCTCGGCCACCGtcctgcgcggcggcgcgctgcaGCTCACCAACGACAGCAACAATATCATGGGCCACGCGTTCTTCGACTCCCCGGTGCAGATGGTgagcgacgccgccgtcgtctccttcaGCACGGCCTTCGTCTTCGACATCGTCACCAACGGCAGCGTCGGCGGCCATGGCTTGGCTTTCGTTGTCGCCGCCTCCAAGGTGCTCCCCGGCGCAACCGCCGAGCAGTATCTTGGCCTCCTCGGGAAGAGCAACATGGGTGACCCCTCCAACCACGTGTTCGCCGTCGAGTTCGACACTGTGCAGGCGAACGGGCTCCTGAACGAGACGaacggcaaccacgttggcgtCGACCTAAACAGCCTCGTGTCGAACGTGTCGGAGCCGGCCGCCTActtcaccgacggcggcggtggcaagaGGAACTTGACGTTGGAGAGCGCGCAGCCGATTCAGGCGTGGGTAGACTACGACGGCAGCGCCAAGATCCTCAACGTCACCATCGCTCCGGTGGCGTCGACGGTGCCGAcgcggcctcgccggccgctCATATCGCACGCCGTCGACCTCCTGCCGATCTTCAAGCAGGAAATGTACGTCggcttctcgtcgtcgacggggAAGCTCGCGAGCTCGCACTACGTCCTCGCATGGAGCTTccggaccggcggcggcgccgcgcggccgatcgatctctctcggttGCCGAGCGTCCCAAagaagccggcgccgccgccttccgcgtCCGTCGTCGTCAAGATCGTTGCTCTGACCTGCGCTGCCACGGTCACAGTGATCGTGGCGGCGATCGGCGTCGCGCtctggctgcggcggcgggcggcgctcgCCGACACGCTCGAGGAGTGGGAGCTTGACCACCCGCACAGGCTCCCGTACAGAGAGCTCTACATGGCGACGAAGGGGTTCAAGAACAGCGAgctcctcggcgccggcggatTCGGCGAGGTGTACAGGGGCGTGCTCCGGCGATCCGGCGACGTGGTGGCCGTGAAGAGGATCTCGAGCAACGGGAGGCAGGGGATGCGCGAGTTCGTCGCCGAGGTGGCCAGCCTCGGGCGCATGCGGCACCGCAACCTGGTCGAGCTCCGCGGGTGGTGCAAGCGCGGGCATGACCTCCTCCTGGTCTACGAGTTCATGCCCAATGGCAGCCTCGACGCGCTCCTGTTcggcggcgcaccggcgacggcgacggcgacggcgctgaCGTGGGAGCAGCGGGTGAGGATACTCAGGGGCGTGGCGTCCGGGCTGGTGTACCTGCACGAGGAGTGGGAGCAGGTGGTGGTGCACCGCGACGTGAAGGCCAGCAACGTGCTGCTCGGCGCCGACGCGagcgccgcgcggctcggcgacTTCGGCCTCGCGCGGCTCtacgagcacggcggcgacccGGCCACGACGCGCGTGGTCGGGACGCTGGGCTACATGGCGCCGGAGCTCACCGTGACGGGCAAGGCCACCACGGCCACCGACGTGTTCGCCTACGGCGCGCTGCTCCTCGAGGCGGCGTGCGGGCGCCGCCCCATCGACCCGGCCACCGGCGTCAACCTGCTGCGCTGGGTCCGGGAGCACGGTGCCAGGGGCGAGCTGGTGCACGCCGTCGACGAGAGGCTCGACGGGCGCTACGacaaggaggaggcgaggctgGTGCTCTGGCTCGGCCTCGCGTGCAGCCAGGCGAGGCCGGAGGCGCGGCCGAGCATGAGGCAGGTCTGCCAGTACCtggacggcgaggaggacgtaCCGGAGGAGGCCGTGCTCGTCTTCTCCGACGTCGATTCCATCGACTTCGGGTCGTTGACGTCGCTGACATGGTCGTCGTGCGCTACAATGTCCGTCGGCTCGCTGAACGGTGGCCGGTGA
- the LOC4349227 gene encoding uncharacterized protein isoform X1 — protein MKEVVLHVYDVTNSDSEKTNNTILQINRIFKDRIGLGGIFHSAVQVRLRAASQIPPSAQVYGEEEWSFGFCENGSGVFSCPIGKNPMYTYRECIVLGETECSIATVNRILRELSREWPGHSYDLLSRNCNHFCDVLCERLAVPKLPGWVNRFANAGDTAVVVAENTAVKFRQAKTEIVNASRVAYRFMAGLASKNQNPQPESPSNQSRNGPTFQGTWFKNIISNGAKPSSSESTSSHDTGTGGDESSLQNQKPSEQSTRL, from the exons atgaaggaggtggTGCTCCACGTGTACGACGTGACGAACAGCGACTCGGAGAAGACGAACAACACCATCCTCCAGATCAACCGCATCTTCAAGGACCGGATCGGCCTCGGCGGCATCTTCCACAGCGCCGTCCAGGTTCGCCTCCGCGCGGCCTCCCAGATCCCCCCTA GTGCGCAGGTCTATGGCGAGGAGGAGTGGTCGTTCGGGTTCTGCGAGAACGGCAGCGGCGTCTTCAGCTGCCCCATCGGGAAGAACCCCATGTACACCTACCGCGAGTGCATCGTCCTCGGGGAGACCGAGTGCTCCATCGCCACCGTGAACCGGATCCTGCGGGAGCTCAGCCGCGAGTGGCCGGGACACTCCTACGACCTCCTCTCCAGGAACTGCAACCACTTCTGCGACGTGCTCTGCGAGAGGCTCGCCGTCCCCAAGCTCCCAG GCTGGGTTAATCGTTTTGCCAATGCTGGTGATACCGCTGTGGTAGTTGCTGAGAACACAGCAGTTAAG TTCAGACAGGCTAAAACAGAAATAGTCAATGCCAGTAGAGTAGCATACAGATTTATGGCAGGCCTGGCATCGAAAAATCAAAACCCACAACCAGAGTCCCCAAGTAACCAAAGCAGAAATGGCCCaactttccaggggacttggttCAAGAACATCATTTCGAATGGCGCAAAGCCTTCCTCAAGCGAATCAACTTCATCGCATGACACTGGTACTGGTGGTGATGAATCCTCTTTGCAGAATCAAAAACCGTCGGAGCAGTCAACACGGTTGTAG
- the LOC4349227 gene encoding uncharacterized protein isoform X2: MKEVVLHVYDVTNSDSEKTNNTILQINRIFKDRIGLGGIFHSAVQVYGEEEWSFGFCENGSGVFSCPIGKNPMYTYRECIVLGETECSIATVNRILRELSREWPGHSYDLLSRNCNHFCDVLCERLAVPKLPGWVNRFANAGDTAVVVAENTAVKFRQAKTEIVNASRVAYRFMAGLASKNQNPQPESPSNQSRNGPTFQGTWFKNIISNGAKPSSSESTSSHDTGTGGDESSLQNQKPSEQSTRL; encoded by the exons atgaaggaggtggTGCTCCACGTGTACGACGTGACGAACAGCGACTCGGAGAAGACGAACAACACCATCCTCCAGATCAACCGCATCTTCAAGGACCGGATCGGCCTCGGCGGCATCTTCCACAGCGCCGTCCAG GTCTATGGCGAGGAGGAGTGGTCGTTCGGGTTCTGCGAGAACGGCAGCGGCGTCTTCAGCTGCCCCATCGGGAAGAACCCCATGTACACCTACCGCGAGTGCATCGTCCTCGGGGAGACCGAGTGCTCCATCGCCACCGTGAACCGGATCCTGCGGGAGCTCAGCCGCGAGTGGCCGGGACACTCCTACGACCTCCTCTCCAGGAACTGCAACCACTTCTGCGACGTGCTCTGCGAGAGGCTCGCCGTCCCCAAGCTCCCAG GCTGGGTTAATCGTTTTGCCAATGCTGGTGATACCGCTGTGGTAGTTGCTGAGAACACAGCAGTTAAG TTCAGACAGGCTAAAACAGAAATAGTCAATGCCAGTAGAGTAGCATACAGATTTATGGCAGGCCTGGCATCGAAAAATCAAAACCCACAACCAGAGTCCCCAAGTAACCAAAGCAGAAATGGCCCaactttccaggggacttggttCAAGAACATCATTTCGAATGGCGCAAAGCCTTCCTCAAGCGAATCAACTTCATCGCATGACACTGGTACTGGTGGTGATGAATCCTCTTTGCAGAATCAAAAACCGTCGGAGCAGTCAACACGGTTGTAG
- the LOC4349228 gene encoding uncharacterized GPI-anchored protein At1g61900 isoform X2 yields MCFLIGAKRMESSSSGSCPQGTVYHWFVLFAVWLCGSQHVLSQKTPLEPKDKFLLSDPPIGLFDPIEISPSVLPHNANPVEPLSPMYPNYTSYDPVLTGKCHVNFSALSYMMDKTASDCSIPLAPLVADVICCPQVNSLMNIFQATYGAGNNTLVLNQASANACFSDVMSILASKGANTNIPELCTLRPSNLTDASCPVKDISTFEKIVNVSKLLDACSDVDPLKECCRPVCQPAIVEAAVHISSGGANMFGSSSISGSDAGINVVSDCKGVVHSWLSMKLSSEESNTAFRVLSGCKVNKVCPLEFDDPSSVVKACGKASSSTPSCCGALHSYIATRQKQIFVTNLQAINCATMFGSMLQKAGVSNDIYELCDIDLKDFSLQAFGQQGCLLRSLPTDIVFDNATGISFTCDLSDNIAAPWPSSSSVQSLSLCAPEMSLPALPVAPTSGSSGISRTGIGILAPLLFFATAITF; encoded by the exons ATGTGCTTTCTTATTGGGGCTAAAAGAATGGAGAGTTCCAGCTCTGGTTCTTGTCCTCAGG GTACAGTGTATCATTGGTTTGTCTTGTTTGCGGTTTGGCTTTGTGGCAGCCAGCATGTTCTTTCGCAGAAAACACCACTTGAACCAAAAGATAAATTCCTTCTATCTGATCCGCCAATTGGTCTCTTTGATCCAATAGAGATTTCACCATCTGTTCTTCCACACAATGCTAACCCAGTTGAGCCACTGTCACCGATGTATCCAAACTACACATCATATGATCCGGTCTTGACTGGAAAATGCCATGTAAATTTCTCAGCGCTTTCTTATATGATGGATAAAACAGCATCTGATTGTTCCATTCCTTTAGCACCACTAGTTGCTGATGTGATATGCTGCCCCCAAGTTAATAGCTTGATGAATATTTTCCAAGCTACATATGGTGCTGGAAACAATACACTAGTTCTGAACCAGGCTTCAGCAAATGCTTGTTTCTCTGATGTTATGAGCATTCTGGCAAGCAAAGGAGCAAACACTAACATCCCTGAGTTATGTACTCTAAGGCCATCAAATCTTACGGATGCTTCTTGCCCTGTGAAGGATATTAGCACATTTGAGAAAATAGTTAATGTAAGCAAGCTTCTAGACGCATGCAGCGATGTTGACCCACTGAAAGAGTGTTGTAGACCTGTTTGCCAGCCTGCAATAGTGGAAGCAGCAGTTCACATATCCTCTGGAGGAGCAAACATGTTTGGAAGTTCTAGCATATCTGGAAGTGATGCTGGGATCAACGTCGTTAGTGACTGCAAAGGGGTAGTTCACTCCTGGTTATCTATGAAGCTTTCATCAGAAGAATCAAACACTGCTTTTAGAGTATTATCTGGCTGCAAGGTGAACAAAG TTTGTCCGTTGGAGTTTGATGATCCTTCTTCCGTTGTTAAGGCATGTGGCAAGGCATCTTCTTCAACGCCCTCATGCTGTGGGGCATTGCACTCTTACATTGCAACTCGCCAGAAGCAAATATTTGTAACAAATTTGCAAGCAATTAACTGTGCAACCATGTTCGGATCAATGCTACAGAAAGCTGGTGTATCAAATGATATTTATGAGCTTTGTGATATTGATTTAAAAGATTTCAGCCTGCAAG CATTTGGTCAGCAAG GCTGTCTACTTCGCAGCTTACCTACAGACATTGTATTTGACAATGCTACGGGCATTAGTTTTACATGTGATTTGAGTGACAACATTGCAGCGCCAtggccatcatcatcatctgttCAATCCTTGTCACTTTGTGCTCCAG AAATGTCATTGCCTGCATTGCCTGTCGCGCCAACATCTGGAAGCTCAG GTATCTCCAGAACTGGAATTGGAATTTTGGCGCCTCTTCTATTCTTTGCGACGGCCATCACCTTCTGA
- the LOC4349228 gene encoding uncharacterized GPI-anchored protein At1g61900 isoform X1: MCFLIGAKRMESSSSGSCPQGTVYHWFVLFAVWLCGSQHVLSQKTPLEPKDKFLLSDPPIGLFDPIEISPSVLPHNANPVEPLSPMYPNYTSYDPVLTGKCHVNFSALSYMMDKTASDCSIPLAPLVADVICCPQVNSLMNIFQATYGAGNNTLVLNQASANACFSDVMSILASKGANTNIPELCTLRPSNLTDASCPVKDISTFEKIVNVSKLLDACSDVDPLKECCRPVCQPAIVEAAVHISSGGANMFGSSSISGSDAGINVVSDCKGVVHSWLSMKLSSEESNTAFRVLSGCKVNKVCPLEFDDPSSVVKACGKASSSTPSCCGALHSYIATRQKQIFVTNLQAINCATMFGSMLQKAGVSNDIYELCDIDLKDFSLQAFGQQGCLLRSLPTDIVFDNATGISFTCDLSDNIAAPWPSSSSVQSLSLCAPEMSLPALPVAPTSGSSVGISRTGIGILAPLLFFATAITF, encoded by the exons ATGTGCTTTCTTATTGGGGCTAAAAGAATGGAGAGTTCCAGCTCTGGTTCTTGTCCTCAGG GTACAGTGTATCATTGGTTTGTCTTGTTTGCGGTTTGGCTTTGTGGCAGCCAGCATGTTCTTTCGCAGAAAACACCACTTGAACCAAAAGATAAATTCCTTCTATCTGATCCGCCAATTGGTCTCTTTGATCCAATAGAGATTTCACCATCTGTTCTTCCACACAATGCTAACCCAGTTGAGCCACTGTCACCGATGTATCCAAACTACACATCATATGATCCGGTCTTGACTGGAAAATGCCATGTAAATTTCTCAGCGCTTTCTTATATGATGGATAAAACAGCATCTGATTGTTCCATTCCTTTAGCACCACTAGTTGCTGATGTGATATGCTGCCCCCAAGTTAATAGCTTGATGAATATTTTCCAAGCTACATATGGTGCTGGAAACAATACACTAGTTCTGAACCAGGCTTCAGCAAATGCTTGTTTCTCTGATGTTATGAGCATTCTGGCAAGCAAAGGAGCAAACACTAACATCCCTGAGTTATGTACTCTAAGGCCATCAAATCTTACGGATGCTTCTTGCCCTGTGAAGGATATTAGCACATTTGAGAAAATAGTTAATGTAAGCAAGCTTCTAGACGCATGCAGCGATGTTGACCCACTGAAAGAGTGTTGTAGACCTGTTTGCCAGCCTGCAATAGTGGAAGCAGCAGTTCACATATCCTCTGGAGGAGCAAACATGTTTGGAAGTTCTAGCATATCTGGAAGTGATGCTGGGATCAACGTCGTTAGTGACTGCAAAGGGGTAGTTCACTCCTGGTTATCTATGAAGCTTTCATCAGAAGAATCAAACACTGCTTTTAGAGTATTATCTGGCTGCAAGGTGAACAAAG TTTGTCCGTTGGAGTTTGATGATCCTTCTTCCGTTGTTAAGGCATGTGGCAAGGCATCTTCTTCAACGCCCTCATGCTGTGGGGCATTGCACTCTTACATTGCAACTCGCCAGAAGCAAATATTTGTAACAAATTTGCAAGCAATTAACTGTGCAACCATGTTCGGATCAATGCTACAGAAAGCTGGTGTATCAAATGATATTTATGAGCTTTGTGATATTGATTTAAAAGATTTCAGCCTGCAAG CATTTGGTCAGCAAG GCTGTCTACTTCGCAGCTTACCTACAGACATTGTATTTGACAATGCTACGGGCATTAGTTTTACATGTGATTTGAGTGACAACATTGCAGCGCCAtggccatcatcatcatctgttCAATCCTTGTCACTTTGTGCTCCAG AAATGTCATTGCCTGCATTGCCTGTCGCGCCAACATCTGGAAGCTCAG TAGGTATCTCCAGAACTGGAATTGGAATTTTGGCGCCTCTTCTATTCTTTGCGACGGCCATCACCTTCTGA